Proteins from one Patagioenas fasciata isolate bPatFas1 chromosome 6, bPatFas1.hap1, whole genome shotgun sequence genomic window:
- the LOC136104099 gene encoding ral guanine nucleotide dissociation stimulator-like 1 produces MASILQTWLDQCADNFREPPDYVCLQKTLFQNVVPHHCLGCIWSRRDKKENKQLAQSIRATISQFNAVTNCVLSTILESKELKTQQRAKILEKWIRIARQCRVLNNFSSLKAIISALQSTSVYRLKKTWACVPKDTMLMFEELSEIFSDSDNFAMSRELLMKVGISLSCQVMISTKAELSPGVTQGTVPYLGTFLTDLVMLDTALQDYLEGGLINFEKRRREFEVITQIKLLQSSCNSYCMAQDEKFVQWFRRQRHLSDEESFRLSREIEGAADKSTASGRAQKSVVKKCPGSVTPIPSKEVPPVLPLYNQQSGDSCIIRTSVEEDRSGNIYRSILLSNQEKAPAVIQRAMEKHNLQSGSAEDYELVQIISADKELAIPPKANVFYAMNTQANFDFVLRRKAAAQEEPALHGL; encoded by the exons acactcttccagaacgttgtgccccaccactgcctgggctgcatctggtcccgaagggacaagaaggagaacaaacagctggcacagagcatcagagccaccatctcgcagttcaatgccgtcaccaactgcgtgctcagcaccatcctggagagcaaagaactaaagacacagcagcgagcgaagatcttggagaagtggatccgtatcgcacgt caatgtagggtcctgaacaacttttcatctctgaaggccatcatttccgccttgcagtccacctcggtttatcgcctgaagaagacctgggcctgcgttccaaa ggacacaatgctgatgttcgaggagctttcagaaatcttctccgactctgacaactttgcgatgagcagggagctgctgatgaAGGTGGGAATTAGCTTGAGTTGCCAAGTTATGATCTCaaccaaagccgagctcagccct ggagtcacacaaggcacggtaccttacctgggtaccttcctaacagaccttgtcatgctggacacagcccttcaggactatctcgag ggcggcctgatcaattttgagaagcggcgaagg gagtttgaagtaatcacacagattaagctgttgcagtcctcatgtaacagctattgcatggcacaagatgagaaattcgtgcagtggtttaggaggcagcggcatttaagtgatgaggagag tttccgtctttcacgtgaaatcgaaggagcagctgacaagagcaccgcatcgggcagagctcagaagagcgtggtgaag aagtgccccggctccgtgactcccattccatcaaaagaagtgccgccagtcctgcccctctacaaccagcagagcggagacagctgcatcatccgcaccagcgtagaagaggacagaagcggcaacatctacaggagcatcctg ctgagtaaccaagagaaggctcctgctgtcatccagcgagccatggagaagcacaacctgcagtctggctcggctgaggattacgagctggtccagatcatctctgcggacaaag agctggcgatcccacccaaggcgaacgtgttctacgccatgaacacccaggccaacttcgacttcgtcctgagaagaaaagctgcagcacaggaggagcctgcacttcatggattgtaa